One window of Bactrocera tryoni isolate S06 chromosome 2, CSIRO_BtryS06_freeze2, whole genome shotgun sequence genomic DNA carries:
- the LOC120769019 gene encoding protein asteroid: protein MGVRGLTGYIARHAEQYLLPYELHDCNLVIDGDSLSCNLFKDVSGNCSAFGGDYDDFYRAVVEFFQVLAECNIEPYVLMDGGYEYRKLHTVGKRLRGKIAIIKRINPCGSNTIFPLLMKEVFVDAVRDCGVSVMRCVFEADDELATLSRKLGCPVLTYDSDFYIYNVQYIPLITLTVKAHTKRLDEAEESKEDTLPQRKLRKNEAKRVEKLTKANRIVSEIQVNNIEKRAPKKGKTYKFLDCCIYRIEHLIARRSICKEKLPLFAALLGNDYIGRSCFKNFFAAGMGKVGRSRKVQRQQKRIQVILQWLKDETVESALSKILSRLRKVQRKSLLDQMNAAISGYSIEKCHSYDFFIKHYDNAFVRYPPKKLEDDSDDVIDEVEGVEEEQDDVAESNEECPEDDSGEDSDSEEDSDLEEGDKDEAIEGGEDKDNEDENENENEEGDEDEEDECEDKTAKFPTWFLEKLYPAHLPRYFVDLVHLRKYINSPQIEHFPYNDCNEIALPILRYIFTLLNSAKGEETQPALDENGEPLPIEFTYMGRRPRVTNIHYTRYAIESEKKFEFTPAQPEPEHLRNVFKDKMPHLDSEKLFGKVEQLPKDLQLYFLAIVYWLHKSQNCDLIHLHALIICVVVLRTIDSKIPAERDLKEFQKRFGKIVKKEKIVRDTEALKGNPRTIKDHLLALSIPERMEYIPKSDCYLVMDNLLKHFHMQEIFKKKYDAYSTIVLHAFSELQSIVFQLYGLNGLLDMPYEQAKMGQLFCGVFIYNLYDLLKTRVDITYYIKNFIFRDSQMMFDFYNYLWQSCDEFVPHWKRPSTSTTTTVVNKKALKKKRQAARKLTAAQENADPNADIVDRSGSDEAAVAEEVFEDLNNKFSTFLTVR from the exons atgggTGTGCGAGGACTCACCGGTTATATAGCGCGTCATGCAGAGCAATATCTGCTGCCTTACGAATTACATGATTGCAATCTGGTGATCGATGGCGATAGCTTGTCCTGTAATTTATTCAAAGACGTGTCGGGGAATTGTTCAGCCTTTGGTGGCGACTATGATGACTTCTATCGTGCTGTGGTGGAATTCTTTCAAGTGCTAGCTGAATGTAATATTGAACCTTATGTTTTAATGGATGGTGGATATGAATATCGCAAATTGCATACAGTCGGTAAACGGTTGAGAGGAAAAATAGCCATAATCAAACGCATAAATCCTTGTGGCTCCAACACAATATTTCCACTACTCATGAAGGAAGTATTTGTTGATGCAGTACGTGATTGTGGAGTGTCTGTGATGCGTTGTGTGTTTGAGGCAGATGACGAGTTGGCGACACTAAGCCGGAAGCTTGGATGCCCAGTGCTTACCTATGATTCtgatttctatatatataatgtGCAATATATACCACTAATTACATTGACAGTAAAAGCGCATACAAAGCGTTTAGATGAAGCAGAAGAGTCGAAGGAAGATACATTGCCCCAGCGTAAACTGCGCAAAAACGAAGCGAAACGTGTGGAGAAATTGACAAAGGCGAATCGCATAGTAAGTGAAATTCAGGTGAATAACATCGAAAAACGCGCGCCGAAAAAGGGAAAAACTTACAAATTCTTGGACTGTTGCATATACCGAATTGAGCACTTAATAGCGCGACGATCGATTTGTAAAGAGAAGTTACCACTTTTTGCAGCACTGCTAGGCAATGATTACATTGGACGTTCTTGTTTCAAAAACTTCTTCGCCGCAGGAATGGGCAAAGTTGGGCGAAGTCGAAAAGTGCAACGTCAACAGAAAAGAATACAAGTAATATTACAGTGGCTAAAAGATGAAACTGTGGAATCGGCACTATCGAAAATTTTAAGTCGTTTGCGCAAG GTTCAGAGAAAGTCTTTGTTGGATCAAATGAATGCAGCAATCAGTGGATATTCAATTGAAAAATGTCACTCCTAtgacttttttataaaacattatgATAACGCATTTGTAAGGTACCCGCCAAAGAAACTGGAGGATGACAGTGATGATGTTATTGATGAAGTCGAAGGCGTCGAAGAAGAACAAGACGATGTCGCAGAAAGTAATGAAGAATGTCCGGAAGATGACAGTGGGGAAGACAGTGATAGTGAAGAGGATTCTGATCTCGAAGAAGGAGACAAAGATGAAGCAATAGAAGGTGGTGAAGACAAAGATAATGAAGATGAGaatgaaaacgaaaacgaagaaggAGATGAAGATGAGGAGGATGAATGTGAAGATAAGACAGCAAAATTCCCCACTTGGTTCTTGGAAAAGTTATATCCTGCACACCTACCACGCTACTTTGTGGATCTCGTACATcttcgaaaatatataaacagtCCACAAATTGAACATTTTCCCTATAACGATTGCAATGAAATTGCACTGCCAAttttaagatatatttttacattattgaaCAGTGCAAAAGGTGAGGAAACGCAACCCGCGCTTGACGAGAACGGTGAACCACTCCCTATTGAGTTTACTTATATGGGTCGAAGACCGCGagttacaaatatacattacACGCGCTATGCCATTGAAAGTGaaaagaaatttgaatttaCACCTGCGCAACCTGAACCTGAACATTTACGAAACGTTTTTAAAGATAAAATGCCTCACTTGGACAGTgaaaaactttttggaaaagttgAACAACTCCCAAAAGACCTACAATTGTATTTCCTTGCTATAGTTTATTGGCTGCATAAATCACAAAATTGTGACCTAATACATCTTCATGCTTTAATTATATGTGTGGTTGTACTGCGTACAATCGACTCGAAAATACCCGCCGAACGTGATCTAAAGGAATTCCAGAAGCGTTTTggcaaaattgtcaaaaaagaaaaaattgttcgtGATACTGAAGCGCTTAAAGGTAATCCACGCACGATTAAGGACCATCTGCTCGCGTTATCTATACCGGAACGCATGGAGTATATACCAAAATCCGATTGCTACCTCGTCATGGATAATTTACTAAAGCATTTTCATATgcaggaaatttttaaaaagaaatacgaTGCATATTCGACAATTGTTTTGCATGCCTTCTCAGAACTCCAATCGATTGTCTTTCAGTTGTATGGACTAAACGGTTTGCTTGATATGCCCTATGAGCAAGCAAAAATGGGTCAACTATTTTGTGGTGTCTTCATTTACAATTTATACGATTTGTTAAAGACGCGTGTTGATATTACATATTacataaaaaactttatttttcgtGACTCACAAATGATGTTTGACTTCTACAACTATCTATGGCAATCGTGTGATGAATTTGTGCCGCATTGGAAACGACCTTCCACATCGACAACTACAACAGTcgtaaataaaaaagctttgaaaaagaAACGCCAAGCTGCGCGTAAGCTTACAGCTGCGCAGGAGAATGCGG